The following are encoded together in the Candidatus Binatia bacterium genome:
- a CDS encoding STAS domain-containing protein, which produces MEQERAATVSIAERDGKRAVVLQGAVDIFFAADLRQAALALLEGGEDVTVDCERLERLDTATLQILLALKKELEQRGKKLRMTELRSEPARFVGLAGLTHHLLQE; this is translated from the coding sequence ATGGAACAGGAAAGAGCGGCTACCGTAAGCATCGCCGAGCGCGACGGCAAGCGCGCCGTCGTTTTGCAAGGCGCGGTCGATATTTTCTTCGCCGCGGATCTGCGCCAGGCCGCGCTCGCGCTGCTCGAAGGCGGGGAGGACGTCACCGTCGATTGTGAAAGATTGGAGCGCCTCGATACCGCCACGCTGCAAATCCTCCTGGCGCTGAAAAAAGAGCTGGAGCAAAGGGGGAAGAAGCTCAGGATGACCGAGCTCCGCTCCGAGCCGGCGCGTTTTGTCGGCCTGGCCGGTCTCACCCATCATCTTCTGCAGGAGTAA
- a CDS encoding chemotaxis protein CheA: protein MNLDPVIQGFLEEAGDLLADFEAALLELEDNPANSEILNRIFRCAHTIKGNSAMLGLDRVARFTHVLEDLLDKVRKSELDLSPALMETLLKSGDALKELLAETQSGAPGDHAWHEQLLKSIQSFAGQDTAGTAAAEAMQATMAAPQATAPAGNAETLYEIYFAPPGELMRRGLDPIQFLQALSDIGELHQVTPDLGHLPPLAEMEVEQCYLRWKVWLSSGRSKKEIEACFEFLGDASAVTIEALSFDDDGAEAEAEPEVPASPSLVPLNAKPETRNAKLETLESGSIRVSIDKIDKLINLVGELVITQSIVAQTVGHYSPEKLSILEEAVAQMDRHARELHERVLTVRMIPVKTLFSRFPRLVRDLAATVGKKVRLEVLGEDTELDKTVIEKIGDPLTHLIRNAIDHGIEADEDRHAAGKPVTGTVRIEAYQQSGNVYIEIADDGRGLDREKIVAKAIQNGRATPEQVLTDEEVHALIFQPGFSTATKVTEVSGRGVGMDVVKRNVESLGGNITIHSESGKGTRFRIKLPLTLAIMDGQALQVGEQIYILPLVAITESVRPARGSVHKLTGGAEVVMIRDRALPVLRLHRLFGVRPKSDDPTQGLVVIVEYEGRQAALLVDELLGQQQVVIKSLEANFSKVEGVAGATILGDGQVALILDVPGLVLLSRGTDGGRIGKKAA from the coding sequence ATGAATTTGGACCCCGTCATACAAGGCTTCCTCGAAGAAGCCGGGGATCTGCTCGCGGATTTCGAGGCGGCGCTTCTCGAGCTGGAGGACAACCCGGCCAATTCGGAGATCTTGAACCGCATTTTCCGCTGCGCGCATACCATCAAAGGCAACAGCGCCATGCTGGGCCTTGACCGCGTGGCGCGCTTCACCCACGTCCTCGAAGACCTGCTGGACAAGGTCCGAAAGAGCGAGCTCGACTTGAGCCCGGCGCTGATGGAGACGCTGCTCAAATCGGGCGACGCGCTGAAAGAGCTTTTGGCGGAAACCCAGTCGGGCGCGCCGGGCGATCACGCTTGGCACGAACAACTGCTGAAGTCGATTCAATCCTTCGCCGGACAAGATACGGCGGGAACGGCGGCGGCAGAAGCCATGCAAGCCACGATGGCGGCGCCGCAAGCGACCGCACCCGCCGGGAACGCCGAGACGCTCTACGAAATTTACTTCGCGCCACCCGGTGAATTGATGCGCCGGGGACTCGATCCGATCCAATTTCTGCAGGCGCTCTCCGATATCGGCGAGCTGCATCAGGTCACGCCGGATCTCGGACATCTTCCGCCGCTCGCCGAGATGGAAGTCGAGCAGTGCTATCTCCGTTGGAAGGTTTGGCTGTCGAGCGGCCGGAGCAAAAAAGAAATTGAAGCCTGTTTCGAATTTCTCGGCGACGCGTCCGCCGTCACCATCGAGGCGCTTTCTTTTGACGACGACGGAGCGGAAGCGGAGGCCGAGCCCGAGGTCCCGGCGTCTCCGTCGCTCGTTCCTCTCAACGCAAAACCCGAAACCCGAAACGCGAAACTCGAAACGCTGGAATCCGGCAGCATCCGCGTCTCGATCGACAAGATAGACAAGCTGATCAACCTCGTCGGCGAGCTGGTCATCACGCAATCGATCGTGGCCCAGACCGTGGGCCATTATTCTCCCGAGAAGCTCTCGATCCTCGAGGAGGCCGTGGCCCAGATGGACCGCCACGCCCGCGAGTTGCACGAGCGCGTGCTCACGGTCCGGATGATTCCGGTGAAGACGCTTTTCTCGCGCTTTCCCCGTTTGGTGCGCGACCTGGCGGCGACGGTGGGAAAAAAGGTTCGGTTGGAGGTGTTGGGCGAGGATACGGAGCTGGACAAAACCGTTATTGAAAAGATCGGCGACCCGCTGACGCACTTGATCCGTAACGCCATCGATCACGGCATCGAGGCGGATGAAGATCGCCACGCGGCCGGGAAGCCCGTGACCGGCACGGTCAGGATCGAGGCCTATCAGCAGAGCGGCAACGTTTACATCGAGATCGCCGACGACGGCAGAGGTTTGGATCGGGAAAAAATCGTCGCCAAGGCGATTCAGAACGGTCGCGCGACCCCGGAGCAGGTTTTGACCGACGAGGAAGTTCACGCGCTGATCTTCCAGCCGGGCTTTTCCACCGCGACCAAAGTGACCGAGGTCTCCGGCCGCGGCGTCGGCATGGACGTCGTCAAAAGAAATGTCGAGAGCTTGGGCGGAAACATCACGATCCACAGCGAGAGCGGCAAGGGGACGCGCTTCCGCATCAAGCTGCCGCTGACCTTGGCGATCATGGACGGCCAAGCGCTCCAGGTGGGCGAGCAGATCTACATCTTGCCTCTCGTCGCGATCACCGAATCGGTGCGGCCGGCGCGCGGCAGCGTTCACAAACTGACCGGCGGCGCCGAGGTGGTCATGATACGCGATCGGGCGCTGCCCGTGCTGCGCTTGCACCGTCTGTTCGGCGTCCGGCCGAAGAGCGACGACCCGACGCAGGGTCTGGTGGTGATCGTCGAGTACGAAGGGCGGCAGGCGGCCCTGCTCGTCGATGAATTGCTCGGACAGCAGCAGGTCGTGATCAAGAGCCTGGAAGCCAATTTTTCCAAAGTCGAGGGCGTCGCCGGCGCCACGATCCTGGGCGACGGCCAGGTGGCGCTGATTCTCGACGTCCCCGGCCTCGTGCTGCTCAGCAGGGGCACGGACGGCGGACGAATCGGGAAAAAAGCCGCGTAA
- a CDS encoding methyl-accepting chemotaxis protein — translation MKKRLSVKIACGIAAILVFVLGTVAWVTVSFFGQQYLEWVEARSEVLARPIQERIKDLLSQVGLDPSIFIVLNIDIAKVLKENTELSQIVVYDPAGKLLFHSDKEKAKPQTLNGQVQKTLEGRPQKPVTVFFDGSYHTLVPVIHEKGLVYIAMGSRGDLVERVRTRIAWTFFLLTLIALLVGGAGTFFLLRHQISRPIDRLVALAKDIAEGEGDLTKRLTVQNRDEIGELAHWFNTFLDKIHNLVSQVKSTAIQVAAASQHVSAGAGQLSSGSQEQASSLEETAASLEEITGTVKQNADNARQANQLALGSRDTAETGGQVVETAVAAMGEINKSSKKIADIITTIDEIAFQTNLLALNAAVEAARAGEQGRGFAVVASEVRNLAQRSATAAKEIKALIQDSVEKVESGSELVNKSGQTLGEIVSSVKRVADIIGEIATASAEQSTGIDQVNRTVTQMDAVVQSNAAQTEELSSTAQSLNAQAHQLQTLVAKFKLGEEEGGRETAPVHAAPKPGHHAKPNGPGPIYPNDFGAGHDALAEEF, via the coding sequence ATGAAGAAACGTCTAAGCGTCAAGATAGCCTGTGGGATCGCCGCCATCCTCGTCTTCGTGCTCGGCACGGTGGCTTGGGTCACCGTCTCGTTCTTTGGCCAGCAATATCTCGAGTGGGTCGAGGCGCGTTCCGAGGTGCTAGCCCGGCCTATACAAGAACGCATCAAGGACTTGCTGTCTCAAGTCGGCTTGGACCCTTCCATCTTCATCGTCTTGAACATCGACATTGCCAAGGTGTTGAAGGAGAACACCGAGCTTTCGCAGATCGTTGTGTACGACCCGGCGGGCAAGCTTTTGTTCCATTCCGACAAGGAGAAGGCAAAACCGCAAACCCTCAACGGTCAGGTCCAGAAGACTCTTGAGGGACGGCCGCAGAAACCGGTCACGGTTTTTTTTGACGGAAGCTATCACACTCTAGTTCCCGTCATTCACGAGAAGGGACTCGTTTACATCGCGATGGGATCCCGGGGAGATTTAGTCGAACGGGTTCGCACTCGGATCGCCTGGACGTTCTTTTTGTTGACTTTAATCGCTCTGCTGGTCGGCGGCGCCGGAACCTTTTTCCTGCTGCGACATCAGATCTCCCGGCCCATCGATCGACTGGTCGCGCTGGCCAAAGACATCGCCGAAGGCGAAGGCGACCTGACCAAACGGCTCACGGTGCAAAACCGGGATGAGATCGGCGAGCTCGCCCATTGGTTCAATACGTTTCTCGATAAGATCCACAACCTGGTCAGCCAGGTAAAATCTACCGCGATCCAGGTTGCCGCGGCCTCGCAGCACGTTTCGGCGGGCGCGGGGCAACTGTCATCCGGATCTCAGGAGCAAGCATCGTCGTTGGAGGAAACCGCCGCTTCATTAGAAGAGATTACCGGCACGGTCAAGCAGAACGCCGACAACGCCCGACAGGCCAACCAACTTGCCCTCGGCTCCCGCGACACGGCGGAGACAGGGGGCCAGGTGGTGGAGACCGCGGTCGCCGCGATGGGCGAGATCAACAAATCGTCGAAGAAGATCGCCGACATCATCACGACAATCGACGAGATCGCGTTTCAAACGAATTTGCTTGCACTGAACGCGGCCGTGGAAGCGGCGCGCGCGGGCGAGCAGGGAAGAGGCTTTGCGGTGGTGGCCTCCGAGGTGAGAAACCTGGCGCAGCGGAGCGCGACGGCGGCGAAAGAGATCAAGGCGTTGATCCAAGACAGCGTGGAAAAGGTGGAGAGCGGATCGGAGCTGGTAAATAAATCCGGTCAGACGCTGGGCGAGATCGTCTCTTCGGTCAAGCGGGTGGCCGACATCATCGGCGAGATAGCGACGGCGAGCGCGGAACAGAGCACCGGGATCGATCAGGTGAACCGAACGGTGACGCAGATGGACGCGGTGGTGCAATCGAACGCGGCGCAGACCGAAGAACTATCCTCCACGGCGCAGTCGCTTAATGCTCAAGCGCATCAACTCCAGACTTTGGTGGCGAAGTTCAAGCTGGGGGAAGAGGAGGGGGGCCGGGAGACAGCGCCGGTTCATGCGGCGCCGAAGCCCGGGCATCACGCGAAGCCAAACGGCCCCGGGCCGATTTATCCAAACGATTTCGGCGCGGGCCATGACGCGCTCGCGGAGGAGTTCTAG
- a CDS encoding substrate-binding domain-containing protein, whose protein sequence is MKSRPTMKMVKLTLAVCVTAAAVGLAFSGGAAWAQQKIVVGGSGGLLDEMDELAKIYMAKNPADKIDVIMEPMSTTGGIEGVKSGRLTIGSVTRPPKGDEKALLVYRPVGRVFVGIGVHKSVAINEITESQICDVFSGKIKSWKEIGGGEGKITVVARKKDDNNDTEMRLKIPCFKDLQITTDAVLVARGNELMDAVHRRPEVIALINGGSNFLERANIKPVAINGIQASAEAVKSGKYKYYNERGIVTLGAPQGLTKRFLDLVSSAEGQKVLVARGVVPVL, encoded by the coding sequence ATGAAATCACGCCCTACGATGAAGATGGTGAAACTGACTTTGGCTGTTTGCGTGACCGCCGCCGCTGTCGGCTTGGCTTTCAGCGGCGGCGCAGCGTGGGCGCAACAAAAAATCGTCGTTGGAGGCTCAGGCGGCCTGCTCGACGAGATGGATGAATTAGCCAAGATCTACATGGCGAAGAATCCCGCCGACAAGATCGACGTGATCATGGAGCCCATGAGCACGACGGGCGGCATCGAAGGGGTGAAGAGCGGACGGTTGACGATCGGATCGGTGACGCGCCCTCCAAAAGGGGATGAGAAGGCGCTGTTGGTTTATCGCCCGGTGGGCCGGGTCTTTGTCGGGATAGGGGTTCACAAGTCGGTTGCGATCAACGAAATCACGGAGTCACAGATCTGCGATGTGTTTAGCGGGAAGATCAAGTCGTGGAAGGAGATCGGAGGCGGGGAAGGGAAGATAACGGTAGTGGCCCGGAAAAAGGACGACAACAACGACACGGAGATGCGCCTGAAGATACCCTGCTTCAAGGATCTTCAAATCACCACTGACGCGGTCCTCGTAGCGCGAGGCAATGAGTTGATGGATGCTGTCCATCGGCGGCCGGAAGTGATCGCCTTGATTAACGGCGGGTCAAACTTTCTCGAGCGCGCGAATATCAAGCCGGTGGCGATCAATGGCATTCAAGCTTCTGCCGAGGCGGTGAAAAGCGGCAAGTATAAATATTACAACGAGCGCGGGATTGTCACTCTGGGCGCGCCTCAAGGCTTAACCAAGCGATTTCTCGATCTCGTAAGCAGCGCTGAAGGTCAAAAAGTCTTGGTCGCCCGCGGGGTGGTACCTGTTCTCTAA
- a CDS encoding chemotaxis response regulator CheY: MDILVVDDASTMRRIVRGLLRELSLKNIREAENGCDALEELKRKKADLVISDWNMPQMTGIELLRAIRADGSLKDVPVLMVTAEARKENILEAVQAGVNNYIVKPFSAETLQEKLNKIFK; encoded by the coding sequence ATGGACATTCTGGTCGTAGACGACGCGTCCACCATGCGGCGGATCGTTCGCGGCCTGCTGCGCGAGCTGAGCCTGAAAAACATCCGCGAGGCCGAGAATGGATGCGACGCGCTGGAGGAGCTCAAGCGCAAAAAAGCCGATCTGGTGATCTCGGACTGGAACATGCCGCAGATGACCGGCATCGAGCTGTTGCGGGCGATTCGCGCCGACGGATCTCTGAAAGACGTCCCGGTGCTCATGGTTACCGCCGAGGCCAGGAAAGAAAATATTCTCGAGGCGGTGCAGGCCGGGGTGAACAACTACATCGTGAAGCCGTTCAGCGCCGAAACGCTGCAGGAAAAGCTGAACAAGATTTTCAAATGA
- a CDS encoding substrate-binding domain-containing protein: protein MYLKVITMVMFLLSAGALWAQDKVVVGGSGGLIDEMEDLAKAYMAKYPSEKIEVIQESMSTSGGLGAVMSGRMTIGLVTRPPKGDEKAKLVYRAVGRSPVGVAIHKSLPVNNLSEAQICNIFGGKTKSWKEVGGEEAKIMVITRKQEDNNTEVMREKVSCFKDLKVTADAVALSRGSEVLDALNRRPGAVAIVSVATSMFERPDVKAVSIDGNSPSAEAVKSGKYKVYNERGVVTVGEPKGTAKKFLEFVATAEGQKILAKRSMIPVM from the coding sequence ATGTATTTGAAAGTGATCACGATGGTTATGTTCTTGCTGAGCGCCGGCGCGCTCTGGGCTCAGGACAAAGTCGTTGTCGGCGGCTCGGGCGGCCTTATCGATGAAATGGAAGATCTCGCCAAAGCCTACATGGCCAAGTATCCGTCCGAAAAAATCGAGGTCATTCAGGAAAGCATGAGCACATCGGGCGGGCTTGGAGCGGTCATGAGCGGGCGGATGACGATCGGGCTCGTGACGCGCCCGCCCAAAGGCGACGAGAAAGCCAAACTCGTCTATCGCGCCGTCGGCCGGTCTCCGGTAGGCGTTGCGATCCACAAGTCGTTGCCCGTCAACAATCTTAGCGAAGCCCAGATATGCAATATTTTCGGCGGCAAGACCAAGTCGTGGAAGGAAGTCGGCGGCGAAGAAGCGAAGATCATGGTCATCACGCGAAAGCAGGAAGACAACAACACGGAAGTCATGCGCGAGAAGGTCTCCTGCTTCAAGGACCTGAAGGTGACTGCAGACGCGGTTGCGTTGTCGCGCGGGAGCGAGGTCTTGGACGCGCTCAACCGCCGTCCGGGCGCCGTTGCGATCGTCTCGGTTGCGACCAGCATGTTCGAGCGCCCCGACGTCAAGGCCGTCTCGATCGACGGAAACTCTCCTTCGGCCGAAGCGGTGAAAAGCGGCAAATACAAAGTCTACAACGAGCGCGGGGTCGTGACCGTGGGTGAGCCTAAAGGCACTGCCAAGAAATTTCTTGAATTCGTCGCCACGGCCGAAGGGCAAAAAATCCTGGCCAAGCGCAGCATGATACCGGTGATGTAG
- a CDS encoding methyl-accepting chemotaxis protein, producing MTSVFVASFWRRSRSGLTLRFSLIVGVALLVFSAISTYTSAVFERRSLRAGLEAQATRLAQAFGSSVANALFTFNSETIKAASQGFGNDPSIRFLEVKDPSGKSLSSIGDPAATQGLVTASYKVKMGNEVVGTVALGMSTESVDEAMAKIWWVLVGREIVVLVALFSIIAYLIGRHVTKPLAELDKVLEKAQTTGDLTVRLQVKRKDEIGSLTERFNGFMETLQGLLVEVTGAAHRVSSAAQQLTSASHQLSSGSQEQASSLEETAASLEEITGTVKQNADNAKQANQLAMGSRDVAERGGQVVDTAVTAMGEINKSSKKIADIITTIDEIAFQTNLLALNAAVEAARAGEQGRGFAVVASEVRNLAQRSATAAKEIKALIQDSVSKVESGSELVTKSGETLGEIVSSVKRVTDIIGEIAAASQEQSTGIDQVNRAVTQMDQVVQSNAAQTEELSSTAQSLTAQARQLQMLVAKFKLGEGADQSGATEQRETAKPRQPAQHERHARPAPKGAEHPPALGFPRGNGGSLSQYPAAFEEF from the coding sequence ATGACAAGCGTGTTTGTGGCAAGCTTTTGGCGGCGTTCCCGGTCGGGTCTGACGTTGCGATTTAGTCTGATCGTCGGCGTCGCTCTGCTCGTCTTTTCGGCGATTTCCACCTACACCAGCGCAGTGTTCGAGCGCCGCTCGCTCCGCGCGGGCCTGGAAGCGCAGGCGACGCGGCTGGCCCAAGCATTCGGTTCCAGCGTGGCCAACGCGCTTTTTACTTTCAACAGCGAGACCATCAAAGCGGCTTCTCAAGGGTTCGGCAACGATCCCTCGATCCGTTTCCTCGAGGTCAAAGATCCGTCGGGGAAATCGCTCTCTTCGATCGGCGATCCCGCGGCGACCCAGGGATTGGTCACGGCGAGCTACAAAGTCAAGATGGGCAATGAGGTGGTGGGGACGGTGGCGTTGGGCATGTCCACGGAGTCGGTCGATGAGGCCATGGCGAAGATCTGGTGGGTTCTTGTCGGCCGGGAAATCGTTGTCCTTGTCGCGCTCTTTTCGATTATCGCTTATTTGATCGGCCGTCATGTGACCAAGCCGCTGGCGGAGCTCGACAAGGTATTGGAAAAGGCCCAGACGACCGGAGATCTCACGGTCCGGTTGCAGGTCAAGCGAAAAGACGAAATCGGCAGTCTGACGGAGCGGTTCAATGGGTTCATGGAAACTCTTCAGGGGCTGTTGGTCGAAGTGACCGGCGCAGCGCACCGCGTCTCTTCCGCAGCGCAACAGCTCACGTCGGCATCGCACCAGCTCTCCTCAGGCTCGCAAGAACAGGCGAGCTCGCTGGAAGAGACGGCGGCGTCGTTGGAAGAGATCACCGGGACGGTCAAGCAGAACGCCGACAACGCCAAACAAGCCAATCAGCTCGCGATGGGCTCGCGCGATGTGGCCGAGAGGGGCGGGCAGGTGGTGGACACGGCGGTCACCGCGATGGGCGAGATCAACAAATCGTCGAAGAAGATCGCCGACATCATCACGACCATCGACGAGATCGCATTTCAAACCAATCTGCTCGCGCTGAACGCGGCCGTGGAAGCGGCGCGCGCGGGCGAGCAGGGAAGGGGTTTTGCGGTGGTCGCCTCCGAGGTGAGGAATCTGGCACAGCGGAGCGCGACGGCGGCGAAAGAGATCAAGGCATTGATTCAGGACAGCGTGTCGAAAGTGGAGAGCGGATCGGAGCTGGTGACCAAGTCGGGCGAGACGCTGGGCGAGATCGTCTCTTCGGTCAAACGCGTGACCGATATTATCGGAGAAATCGCCGCAGCCAGCCAGGAGCAGAGCACCGGCATCGATCAGGTGAACCGCGCGGTGACGCAGATGGACCAGGTGGTGCAGTCCAACGCGGCGCAAACCGAAGAGTTGTCGTCCACGGCGCAGTCCCTGACCGCGCAGGCGCGGCAACTGCAGATGCTGGTGGCGAAATTCAAACTGGGAGAAGGCGCCGACCAGTCAGGAGCGACGGAGCAACGCGAAACGGCGAAACCCAGACAGCCGGCTCAGCACGAGCGGCACGCCAGGCCGGCGCCCAAGGGTGCGGAGCATCCGCCGGCCCTTGGATTTCCGCGCGGCAACGGCGGCTCGCTCTCTCAGTATCCGGCGGCATTCGAGGAATTCTAA
- a CDS encoding chemotaxis protein CheW: MEQLDALSNNISFATDGNQYLTFTLGQEEYGVEILKVQEIKGYSAITPIPNTPSYIKGVMNLRGTIIPVVDLRSKFGMSEAEYNQFTVIIVVTVGTKVMGLIVDAVSDVLNIPRGDIQETPDFGSQVDAQFICGMAKAGEKLVVLVDIDKVVNTGEVSSFTGAN, encoded by the coding sequence ATGGAGCAATTGGACGCGCTCAGCAATAACATCAGCTTTGCCACCGACGGCAACCAGTACCTGACCTTCACGCTGGGGCAGGAAGAGTACGGAGTGGAGATCCTGAAGGTCCAGGAGATCAAGGGTTACTCGGCGATCACGCCGATCCCCAATACCCCTTCGTACATCAAGGGCGTGATGAATCTTCGCGGCACGATCATCCCGGTAGTGGACTTGCGGTCGAAATTCGGGATGAGCGAGGCGGAGTACAACCAGTTCACCGTTATCATCGTCGTGACGGTCGGGACCAAAGTCATGGGATTGATCGTCGATGCGGTCTCCGATGTGCTCAACATCCCCAGAGGCGACATTCAGGAGACGCCGGATTTCGGCTCGCAGGTGGACGCTCAATTCATCTGCGGCATGGCCAAGGCCGGCGAGAAACTGGTGGTGCTGGTCGATATCGACAAGGTCGTCAACACCGGCGAGGTGAGTAGCTTTACCGGCGCCAACTAG
- a CDS encoding response regulator, with translation MSKTALIVDDSTTMRRMVGLTLREAGFEVIESANGREGLGQLETCGVDIIITDVHMPVMDGLAMVQVVRERPKHRFTPILILTTESGDEMKRRGKAAGASGWIVKPFNPKQLREVVYRLLGLPTDASLESKSA, from the coding sequence ATGAGCAAAACAGCGCTGATCGTGGATGATTCCACGACGATGAGACGGATGGTCGGCCTCACCTTGCGTGAGGCGGGCTTCGAGGTGATCGAGAGCGCCAACGGGCGGGAAGGTCTGGGTCAACTGGAGACCTGCGGCGTCGATATCATCATCACCGACGTGCACATGCCGGTCATGGACGGTCTCGCGATGGTGCAGGTTGTCCGCGAGCGTCCCAAGCATCGCTTCACGCCGATCCTCATTCTCACGACCGAGAGCGGCGACGAGATGAAGCGCCGGGGCAAAGCGGCGGGCGCCAGCGGCTGGATCGTCAAGCCGTTCAACCCGAAGCAGCTCCGCGAGGTGGTTTATCGCTTGCTGGGCCTGCCTACGGACGCGTCGTTGGAGTCCAAGAGCGCATGA
- a CDS encoding methyl-accepting chemotaxis protein: MNWFYDFKTSTKLWAAFGIVSFLTAAVGFVGLSGLRAMDTMLNKVYDDQALTGRYLREVNNEIRAISRYMHNAVAADSDESDKIDREIESITKADGRVRENLTRLKPTIATAEGQTLFASIEQDYPGWKATVDQVISLALSQKDQETKSLVESARVKGDAIEASLNHLVQQKNQDSERLRKEAAALYGRSQAELVAMAILSALLAAGAGFIISGQIRSSIGQVVELVSAAAGGNLTVRGEFKARDELGRMGEALNGFLETLHQSIKQVAESSGAVAEASEQLSSASDQLSAGSQQQASSLEETAASLEEITGTVKQNADNAMQANQLAMGSRDVAERGGQVVDTAVAAVGKINESSKRIADIITTIDEIAFQTNLLALNAAVEAARAGEAGRGFAVVASEVRNLAQRSATAAKEIKALIQDSVSKVESGSELVTKSGETLGEIVSSVKRVTDIIGEIAAASHEQTAGIDQVNRAVTEMDAVVHSNAAQTEELSSTARSLTAQAQQLQALVAKFRLRDGQKRRDRATVRAAEFAQPAAPYARPSAFVRNGGNGVAYGHESAFEEY, encoded by the coding sequence ATGAATTGGTTCTATGACTTCAAGACGAGCACCAAACTCTGGGCCGCGTTCGGGATCGTATCGTTCCTGACCGCCGCAGTGGGCTTCGTAGGGCTTTCGGGACTCCGAGCGATGGACACGATGTTGAACAAGGTCTACGACGACCAGGCGCTGACGGGCCGATACTTGAGAGAAGTCAACAACGAGATCCGCGCCATTTCCCGCTATATGCACAACGCGGTGGCCGCCGACTCGGACGAGTCGGACAAGATCGACAGGGAAATCGAGTCGATCACAAAAGCCGACGGGCGGGTGCGGGAAAATCTCACCCGGCTCAAGCCCACGATCGCGACCGCCGAGGGGCAGACGCTGTTCGCTTCCATAGAGCAGGACTATCCCGGTTGGAAGGCGACCGTCGATCAGGTGATTTCTCTGGCCCTATCGCAAAAAGACCAGGAGACGAAATCTCTCGTCGAGTCGGCGCGGGTCAAGGGCGACGCCATCGAGGCGAGCTTGAACCACTTGGTGCAGCAGAAAAACCAAGACTCCGAGCGGCTGAGAAAAGAGGCCGCGGCGCTTTATGGCCGCTCGCAGGCGGAGCTGGTTGCGATGGCGATCCTCTCCGCGCTCCTGGCGGCGGGCGCCGGCTTTATTATCTCGGGACAGATTCGATCCTCGATCGGCCAGGTGGTCGAGCTGGTTTCCGCGGCGGCCGGCGGGAACCTGACCGTCCGCGGCGAGTTCAAGGCCAGGGACGAGCTTGGGCGCATGGGCGAGGCCTTGAACGGTTTTTTGGAGACGCTTCATCAGAGCATCAAGCAGGTTGCCGAGAGCAGCGGCGCGGTGGCCGAAGCGTCCGAGCAGCTCTCTTCGGCCAGCGACCAATTGTCGGCCGGTTCCCAGCAGCAGGCGTCGTCGCTGGAAGAAACGGCGGCGTCGTTGGAAGAGATCACCGGGACGGTCAAGCAGAACGCCGACAACGCCATGCAAGCCAATCAGCTTGCGATGGGCTCGCGCGACGTGGCCGAGAGAGGCGGGCAGGTGGTGGACACGGCGGTCGCCGCGGTGGGTAAGATCAACGAGTCGTCGAAGAGGATCGCCGACATCATCACGACGATCGACGAGATCGCATTTCAAACCAATCTGCTCGCGCTGAACGCGGCCGTGGAAGCGGCGCGCGCGGGCGAGGCGGGAAGAGGCTTCGCGGTGGTGGCGTCCGAGGTGAGGAACCTGGCGCAGCGGAGCGCGACGGCGGCGAAAGAGATCAAGGCGTTGATTCAGGACAGCGTGTCGAAAGTGGAGAGCGGATCGGAGCTGGTGACCAAGTCGGGCGAGACGCTGGGCGAGATCGTGTCTTCGGTCAAGCGCGTGACCGACATCATCGGGGAGATCGCCGCGGCATCGCACGAGCAGACGGCGGGGATCGATCAGGTGAACCGCGCGGTGACCGAGATGGACGCCGTCGTGCATTCGAACGCGGCGCAGACCGAAGAATTGTCGTCGACGGCGCGCTCTCTGACCGCGCAAGCCCAGCAGCTCCAGGCGCTGGTGGCGAAGTTTAGATTGCGCGATGGGCAAAAACGGCGCGACAGAGCGACGGTCCGGGCGGCAGAGTTTGCCCAGCCGGCGGCGCCCTACGCTAGGCCTTCGGCCTTCGTCCGTAACGGCGGCAACGGAGTGGCCTACGGTCACGAAAGCGCCTTCGAGGAGTATTAG